Proteins encoded in a region of the Hypanus sabinus isolate sHypSab1 chromosome 12, sHypSab1.hap1, whole genome shotgun sequence genome:
- the LOC132403172 gene encoding uncharacterized protein LOC132403172, translating to MSVRSSIKSTPPSDKGSKPTSSKSTQARAKAEAAKVRLRYARQEAVLKMKQATREAEIQKEKAAREAERAAREAEIQKERAARKAETQLEMAKILTELQVLQLEREEEAAMAEAKYIEEAEGSRDLIAVRSTLERTRLERTSDYVQSQIDRQARLPSPYVFDNFPSYEEPQRVTIASHPYEEGNLPSRLRDEVENERTDNAPSPPQQDGGEGEVHSRTTIVSSNCTEVCGQTQSSRSCSKICLTKVYPKEAQQDITKRKVTDETLGQSVFVRTEHGNKLAQSAQDTISLKPKDTKVFRDEANNGVAPLPFRELRQRSPDNKEQAVKRFTSLRKTRKRKPEMQQRTRLAHEVLCTLMAEVTAIMNSRPLLPVSSDPENPFILSPSMLLTQKAGAPSPPGDFSDKDLYTKQWRQVQALANQFWPRWRQKYLPLLQQRRKWTEPHRNLQVGDLVLLRNKQITRNSWPMARITATFPSEDGHVRKIELKTTDQGDVKIYQRPVTEVVLLLPND from the coding sequence atgtcagttcgatccagcatcaagtcgacgccgcccagcgacaagggcagtaaaccgacatcaagtaagtccacccaggcaagagccaaggcagaagccgccaaggtgcgactgcgttacgccagacaagaagcagttttgaaaatgaaacaggccaccagagaagccgaaatccagaaagaaaaggctgccagagaagccgaaagggctgccagagaagccgaaatccagaaagaaagggccgccagaaaagccgaaacccagttggaaatggcaaaaatattgacagagttgcaagtgctgcagctagaaagagaagaagaagctgccatggcggaagcaaagtacatagaagaagctgaagggtcgcgtgatctgatcgcagtaagatctactttagaaaggaccagactggaacgcacaagcgactatgtacaatctcaaatagacaggcaggctcgtctcccctctccatacgtattcgataacttccccagctacgaggaacctcagagagtcacgattgcatcacatccatacgaggaaggaaatttaccctcacggctccgtgatgaagtcgagaatgaaagaaccgacaacgctccttcacccccacaacaggacggcggggagggagaggttcactccaggacaacaattgtcagctcgaactgtacagaagtttgcggtcaaactcagtcaagccgttcttgttccaagatctgcctcactaaggtgtaccctaaagaagcacaacaagacattaccaagcgtaaagtaaccgacgagacgctaggtcagtcagttttcgttcgaaccgagcacggaaacaaacttgcacaatcagctcaagataccatttctttaaaacccaaagacaccaaggtcttcagagatgaagcaaataatggggttgccccattgcctttcagagaactgcgccagcgctcaccagataacaaagagcaggcagtcaaacggttcacgtctttacggaaaacccggaaaaggaaacctgagatgcagcaacgcacccgattggcccacgaggtactgtgcaccctaatggcagaggtcacagccattatgaaCTCACGACCACTCctgcctgtgtcctctgacccagaaaaccccttcatcctttcgccatcaatgctccttacacagaaggcaggagcaccttctccaccaggagacttctcagacaaggatttgtacacaaagcaatggagacaagtccaggctctggcaaatcagttctggcctcgctggagacaaaaatatctacctttgttgcaacagagacgaaagtggacagaaccccacaggaatcttcaagttggagacttagtcctgctcaggaacaagcagatcacccgcaacagctggccaatggccagaatcactgctacattccctagcgaggatggacatgtcaggaagatcgaattgaagactaccgaccaaggcgatgtgaaaatttaccaaaggccagttacagaagttgttctacttctacccaatgactga